One region of Candidatus Binatota bacterium genomic DNA includes:
- a CDS encoding SDR family NAD(P)-dependent oxidoreductase codes for MTAESDGGVVLVTGASSGFGRETAALLAERGWRVYGTSRKPAACGETRFELLELDVASERSVTDCVGELLEREGRVDALVNNAGVVMGGALEETSDDEALALLQVNLLGPARVARAVLPAMRSAGRGRIVNVGSLASMVGLPFQAWYSASKAGLALLSEGLRQEVRAQGVWVSLVEPGDFATEISDHRLSVDKRLDVYAAARERAVSVMAADERGGPGPVGVARMVARALSDHRPRHCYRVGREVPWLTAAMALLPARFTEAAVRRLYRVDG; via the coding sequence ATGACAGCTGAAAGCGACGGTGGTGTGGTGCTGGTTACCGGGGCGTCTTCGGGCTTCGGGCGCGAAACCGCGGCGCTGCTGGCCGAGAGGGGTTGGCGTGTGTACGGCACGAGTCGAAAGCCGGCTGCCTGCGGGGAGACTCGTTTTGAACTGCTGGAGCTCGATGTCGCCAGCGAGCGCTCTGTGACCGACTGTGTCGGCGAGTTGCTCGAGCGCGAAGGTCGAGTGGACGCGCTGGTCAACAATGCCGGTGTCGTGATGGGTGGCGCCCTCGAAGAAACCAGCGACGACGAGGCGCTGGCGCTGTTGCAGGTCAACTTGCTGGGGCCCGCCCGGGTCGCGCGCGCGGTGCTGCCGGCCATGCGCAGTGCCGGACGTGGGCGCATAGTCAACGTGGGCTCGTTGGCCTCGATGGTGGGCCTGCCCTTCCAGGCCTGGTACTCGGCGAGCAAGGCCGGCCTGGCGCTGCTCAGCGAGGGCTTGCGCCAGGAAGTGCGCGCGCAGGGTGTGTGGGTGTCGCTGGTGGAGCCCGGTGATTTTGCCACCGAGATAAGCGATCACCGCTTGTCGGTTGATAAGCGTCTCGATGTTTACGCGGCCGCGCGCGAACGCGCGGTGTCCGTCATGGCGGCCGATGAGCGTGGCGGTCCCGGGCCCGTGGGCGTGGCGCGCATGGTCGCGCGTGCCTTGTCGGACCACCGGCCACGGCACTGCTATAGAGTCGGCCGCGAGGTCCCGTGGCTGACCGCGGCCATGGCACTGCTGCCTGCTCGTTTTACCGAGGCCGCTGTCAGACGCCTCTACCGCGTGGACGGCTGA
- a CDS encoding long-chain-acyl-CoA synthetase, which yields MNLLSAATLAHTPSQTLTVADRIEQRALDSGERVFVFFGERQLTYAEFNSQANRVAHWAVARGLTRGDRVALMMENRPEFLVAWGGLCKLGVVTVLVNSNSTGQVLEHALSVADCSTVIVGEECLDRVASLAGNASARYTFAVMADPELGASAQAPPGSLALDQLLADQSNDNPDPSVREGLLAGDDLFHVFTSGTTGLPKAARLSHMRYLGVGDGMSAIAGYTTNDVIYCVLPLYHGAAGMVVTSSALSHGAAIAMLRRFSASRFWDDARRYGVTGCQYIGEICRYLLAQAPRDNDRDHDLRVMMGAGLGPDIWQEFQQRFGVERILEGWSSTEANTSLINLDNRVGSCGRVPFPQMHNGRLIRYDDQADSHPRDTEGFCIECEVGETGEFVGMVPDLPDSGAGRFEGYTDPEATNAKLLADVFAPGDSWYRSGDLLRRDEDGYYYFVDRVGDTFRWKSENVSTQEVAEALSGFDGLLLANVYGVRVPGTEGRAGMAALIVDNADDFDGRAFFEHCSERLASYAQPVFLRLSREADMTSTFKLRKVDLQRDGYDPADAKDDPLLVRDDAQKSFVPLSDDSLAAAGYPPFEAERDS from the coding sequence ATGAACCTGCTTTCGGCGGCCACGCTTGCGCACACCCCGTCGCAGACGCTCACGGTGGCCGACCGTATCGAGCAGCGAGCCCTCGACAGCGGCGAGCGTGTGTTCGTGTTCTTCGGCGAGAGGCAACTGACCTACGCCGAGTTCAACAGCCAGGCCAACCGCGTGGCGCACTGGGCAGTAGCCCGGGGTCTTACCCGCGGCGACCGCGTGGCGCTGATGATGGAAAACCGTCCCGAGTTCCTGGTCGCGTGGGGCGGCCTGTGCAAGCTGGGCGTAGTGACGGTGCTCGTCAACAGCAACAGCACGGGCCAGGTACTCGAGCACGCGCTGTCGGTGGCCGACTGCTCGACCGTGATCGTTGGCGAGGAATGCCTCGACCGCGTGGCGAGCCTGGCCGGCAATGCCAGCGCTCGCTACACCTTCGCGGTGATGGCCGACCCCGAGCTCGGCGCCTCGGCCCAGGCACCGCCCGGCTCCCTTGCCCTCGACCAACTTCTGGCCGACCAGTCCAACGACAACCCCGACCCCTCCGTGCGCGAAGGCCTGCTGGCAGGCGACGACCTGTTCCACGTCTTCACCTCGGGCACCACCGGTCTGCCCAAGGCCGCGCGCTTGAGCCACATGCGCTACCTGGGCGTGGGCGACGGCATGTCGGCCATCGCCGGCTACACGACCAACGACGTGATTTACTGCGTGCTGCCCCTCTACCACGGCGCGGCGGGCATGGTCGTTACCTCGTCGGCCCTGTCGCACGGCGCGGCCATAGCAATGCTGCGGCGCTTCAGCGCCAGCCGCTTCTGGGACGACGCCCGGCGCTACGGGGTGACCGGCTGCCAGTACATAGGCGAGATATGCCGCTACCTGCTCGCGCAAGCACCGCGCGACAACGACCGCGACCACGACCTGCGAGTGATGATGGGCGCGGGCCTGGGGCCCGATATCTGGCAGGAGTTTCAGCAACGCTTTGGCGTCGAGCGCATACTCGAAGGCTGGTCGTCGACCGAGGCCAACACCTCGTTGATCAACCTCGACAACCGCGTGGGCTCCTGCGGGCGGGTACCGTTTCCCCAGATGCACAACGGCCGACTGATACGCTACGACGACCAGGCCGACAGTCATCCGCGCGATACCGAGGGCTTCTGCATCGAATGCGAGGTGGGCGAGACTGGCGAGTTCGTGGGCATGGTGCCCGACCTGCCCGACTCCGGGGCCGGCCGCTTCGAGGGCTACACCGACCCCGAGGCCACGAACGCCAAGTTGCTGGCCGACGTATTCGCCCCCGGCGACAGCTGGTATCGCAGCGGCGATCTGTTGCGGCGCGACGAGGACGGCTACTACTACTTTGTTGACCGCGTGGGCGACACCTTTCGATGGAAATCAGAAAACGTATCAACCCAGGAGGTTGCCGAGGCGCTGTCCGGTTTCGACGGCCTGCTGCTGGCCAACGTGTACGGCGTGCGCGTGCCCGGCACGGAGGGGCGCGCAGGCATGGCCGCGCTCATCGTCGACAATGCCGACGACTTTGACGGCCGCGCTTTCTTCGAGCACTGCAGCGAGCGCCTGGCATCATACGCGCAGCCGGTGTTCCTGCGCCTGTCGCGAGAGGCCGACATGACCAGCACCTTCAAACTGCGCAAAGTCGACCTTCAACGCGACGGCTACGATCCGGCTGACGCAAAAGACGACCCGCTGCTCGTGCGCGACGACGCACAAAAGAGTTTCGTGCCGCTGAGCGACGACAGCCTGGCCGCGGCCGGCTACCCGCCTTTTGAGGCGGAACGGGACTCGTGA